One window of the Kwoniella dejecticola CBS 10117 chromosome 3, complete sequence genome contains the following:
- a CDS encoding 40S ribosomal protein uS10, with product MAEYKDDLEKTGGASAAKIHKIRITLTSRNVKPLEKFSTDLVNRAKDRDLKVKGPVRLPTKVLKHTTRKSPCGEGSKTWDRYEMRIHKRLIDLNSSADVVKQITSISLEPGVEVEVTIAA from the exons ATGGCCGAATACAAGGACGATCTCGAAAAGACCGGTGGTGCTTCCGCCGCTAAGATCCACAAGATCCGAATCACCTTGACTTCTAGAAATGTCAAGCCTTTGGAGAAGT TCTCCACCGACCTCGTTAACCGAGCCAAGGACAGAGACCTCAAAGTCAAGGGCCCCGTCAGACTTCCTACCAAGGTCTTGAAGCACACCACCCGAAAATC CCCCTGTGGTGAAGGTTCCAAGACTTGGGACCGATACGAGATGCGGATCCATAAAAGATTGATCGACCTCAACTCCTCCGCTGACGTCGTCAAACAAATC acctccatctcccttgAACCCggagtcgaagtcgaggtcaCCATTGCTGCTTAA